One Helianthus annuus cultivar XRQ/B chromosome 7, HanXRQr2.0-SUNRISE, whole genome shotgun sequence genomic region harbors:
- the LOC110943720 gene encoding ATP-dependent DNA helicase PIF1-like — MFPGEEKEYLSSDSLCPSEDVNFTQQRLYSPDVLNGLKISGLPNHRLVVKVGVPVMLLRNIDQRNGLCNGTRLQVKKLHNRVIEAEIISGSNIGTCTYIPRLNLIPSDKKIPFSFQRRQFPLAVCFAMTINKSQGQSLSRVGLYLKQPVFSHGQLYVALSRVKTRNSVKILILDNNGKPTDKTTNVVYKEIFNDL; from the coding sequence ATGTTTCCTGGTGAAGAAAAAGAGTATCTTAGTTCTGACAGTCTTTGTCCGTCTGAAGATGTAAATTTTACACAACAAAGACTTTACTCTCCAGATGTGCTCAATGGTCTTAAAATATCTGGCCTACCTAATCATAGGTTAGTCGTTAAAGTTGGTGTTCCAGTCATGTTATTAAGAAATATTGATCAACGGAATGGATTGTGCAATGGTACAAGGCTACAAGTAAAGAAGCTGCACAACCGTGTAATAGAAGCAGAGATAATATCTGGTTCAAATATTGGTACTTGCACATATATCCCTCGATTAAACTTGATACCTTCTGATAAAAAGATTCCTTTCTCTTTTCAAAGAAGACAATTTCCACTGGCCGTATGTTTTGCAATGACCATCAACAAAAGTCAAGGTCAATCTCTTTCAAGAGTAGGTTTGTACCTCAAACAACCAGTCTTCTCTCATGGTCAGTTGTATGTTGCCTTATCAAGGGTGAAAACAAGAAATAGTGTGAAGATACTCATACTTGACAACAATGGAAAACCTACGGATAAAACAACTAATGTGGTGTATAAAGAGATATTCAACGATTTGTGA
- the LOC110943719 gene encoding uncharacterized protein LOC110943719, whose amino-acid sequence MASNPWWSGSSSDEEEMFFANAVVKAAQILLEEEEEEDSSENVITRRIQVNRDREGAHEKLVNDYFSDAPLYNADTFKRRFRMSRRLFTRIADDLAGLDPFFTQRPDARNYEGFTTLQKFTAAIRQLAYGTVADALDEYLQMSARTARECLYRFCHNVVKLYSKKYLRKPNAYDVQQLYQAHEARHGFPGMLGSIDCMHWAWHNCPTGWRGQYTRGDHGYPTLILEAVASQDLWIWHSFFGLPGSLNDLNVLYQSTIFSDIVNGIGPDTRFTVSGVEYRRGYYLVDGIYPSWSTIVKTISYPEDEKRKKIRQASRRCKKRHRTLFWYEGRAICEYDENASYGNTVPVDPTQQDLNSFALTNDFTHINLQQDLVEHIWNNVNVTDGAEEEDEDE is encoded by the exons ATGGCATCTAATCCTTGGTGGTCCGGCTCTTCTTCGGATGAAGAGGAGATGTTTTTCGCAAACGCTGTGGTAAAGGCGGCGCAGATTCTTttggaagaggaagaggaagaggactCGTCTGAAAACGTTATTACCAGACGAATACAGGTTAACAGAGACCGCGAAGGAGCGCACGAGAAATTGGTTAACGATTATTTTTCTGATGCACCCCTTTACAACGCCGACACTTTCAAACGAAGGTTCCGAATGAGTCGCCGTTTATTCACACGGATTGCTGATGATTTGGCGGGGCTAGACCCGTTTTTCACTCAACGACCCGATGCTCGTAATTATGAAGGGTTCACCACGTTACAAAAGTTTACTGCAGCCATTCGCCAACTGGCGTACGGGACAGTGGCCGACGCGTTGGACGAGTACTTACAAATGTCGGCAAGAACCGCGCGGGAATGTTTGTATCGGTTTTGCCATAATGTGGTGAAACTGTATAGCAAAAAATATTTGCGGAAACCAAACGCGTATGATGTTCAACAGTTGTACCAAGCTCATGAAGCAAGGCACGGGTTTCCGGGAATGCTTGGTAGCATTGATTGTATGCATTGGGCGTGGCATAACTGCCCGACTGGGTGGCGAGGCCAATACACGCGAGGTGATCACGGCTATCCAACCTTAATACTTGAGGCCGTGGCGTCACAAGATTTGTGGATCTGGCATTCTTTCTTTGGGCTCCCTGGTTCACTCAACGACCTCAACGTGCTGTACCAATCGACGATCTTTAGCGATATCGTTAATGGAATCGGACCGGACACCCGTTTTACAGTTTCAGGGGTTGAGTATAGACGCGGGTATTATCTTGTTGACGGAATATATCCGTCTTGGTCTACAATTGTCAAGACTATTTCATATCCTGAGGacgaaaaaaggaaaaaaattcgCCAAGCGTCAAGAAGGTGCAAGAAAAGACATCGAACGTTgttttggt ACGAAGGTCGGGCGATTTGTGAGTATGATGAGAATGCATCTTACGGGAATACTGTCCCGGTAGATCCGACGCaacaggatttaaactcgttcGCGCTAACCAACGACTTCACGCATATAAACCTTCAACAGGATTTGGTAGAACATATTTGGAACAACGTTAACGTAACGGACGGTGCAGAAGAGGAAGACGAAGACGagtag
- the LOC110941481 gene encoding acyl-lipid (9-3)-desaturase, giving the protein MGEPKKYITSDELKTHNQSGDLWICIQGKVYDVSEWMKTHPGGDLPLLNLAGQDVTDAYIALHPPTAWTHLDKFFNGYYLKDYTVSDVSKDYRKLYSEFKKMGLFEKKGHGVLISLIFIAMLFAVCVYGVLCSESCLVHLVCGGLMGFLWIQSGWLGHDSGHYQIMIDRKFNRYAQILTGNCLAGISIGWWKRNHTAHHIAVNSLEYDPDLQHMPVFVVSSKFFDSLTSKYYERKLNFDWVTRLLVSYQHYTYYPVMCVARLNLFAQSFVLLLSNKRVANRGQELLGLLVFWIWYPLLVSCLPNWGERVMFVLASFSVTGIQHVQFTLNHFSSSVYVGEPRGNDWFEKQTNGTLNITCSEFMDWFHGGLQFQIEHHLFPRLPRCHLRKISPFVKELCKKHGLPYDSASFYKANEMTIATLRTAALQARDLTKPVPKNLVWEAMNSPG; this is encoded by the coding sequence aTGGGGGAACCCAAGAAGTATATTACTTCAGATGAACTCAAAACTCATAACCAATCAGGCGATTTGTGGATCTGCATTCAGGGTAAAGTGTATGATGTGTCAGAGTGGATGAAAACTCACCCAGGTGGTGATCTACCATTGCTGAATCTTGCTGGTCAAGATGTCACAGATGCTTACATTGCACTTCATCCACCCACTGCTTGGACCCATCTTGATAAGTTCTTTAATGGGTATTATCTTAAAGATTATACAGTTTCTGATGTGTCAAAAGACTATAGAAAGTTGTACTCCGAGTTTAAGAAAATGGGTTTGTTTGAAAAGAAAGGACATGGGGTTTTGATATCCTTGATCTTTATTGCAATGCTGTTTGCTGTTTGTGTTTATGGTGTGTTGTGTAGCGAAAGTTGTTTGGTTCATTTGGTTTGTGGTGGGTTGATGGGGTTTCTTTGGATTCAAAGTGGGTGGCTTGGGCATGATTCTGGTCATTATCAGATCATGATTGACCGGAAGTTTAATCGGTATGCGCAGATCTTGACCGGTAACTGTCTTGCTGGAATTAGTATTGGGTGGTGGAAGAGGAACCATACTGCTCATCATATTGCTGTCAACAGTCTTGAGTATGACCCTGATCTTCAACACATGCCAGTGTTTGTGGTGTCTTCGAAGTTTTTCGATTCTTTGACATCAAAGTACTATGAAAGAAAATTGAATTTTGATTGGGTGACTAGGTTGTTAGTTAGTTACCAGCATTACACATATTATCCGGTTATGTGTGTAGCGCGACTCAATCTGTTCGCGCAATCTTTTGTGTTGCTTTTGTCGAATAAACGTGTGGCGAATAGGGGTCAGGAGCTTTTGGGGCTTTTAGTGTTTTGGATATGGTACCCTTTGTTGGTTTCTTGCTTGCCTAATTGGGGCGAGCGCGTTATGTTTGTGTTGGCGAGCTTTTCGGTCACTGGGATTCAACATGTTCAGTTCACTTTGAACCATTTTTCGTCTAGCGTTTATGTTGGTGAACCACGTGGAAACGATTGGTTCGAGAAGCAAACCAATGGGACACTTAACATCACTTGTTCTGAATTCATGGATTGGTTTCATGGTGGGTTGCAGTTTCAAATTGAACATCATCTTTTTCCAAGGTTGCCTAGATGTCATCTTAGGAAGATTTCTCCATTTGTAAAGGAGTTGTGTAAGAAACATGGGTTGCCATATGATTCTGCCTCTTTCTACAAGGCGAATGAGATGACGATTGCAACCCTGCGCACCGCGGCTCTACAGGCTCGTGACTTGACGAAACCTGTCCCGAAGAATCTGGTCTGGGAAGCCATGAACTCTCCTGGCTAA